DNA from Bradyrhizobium japonicum USDA 6:
GCAATCGCCCCGGCGTGCAATTTCAACGCTCTTCGAACAGCTCATGCACCAGGCAACGCCCGGTAGTTCAACGATATTAAGCGCGGCGCCTTCGGCAACGGTCCGCATTGCAGCGACAGCAAAGCAGAACCTGATCGCTTCAGGCGCGGCATGACTCAGCGTTCCCAATTCCAAACAGACGCTCCGCACCCGCGAAGAGGATCGCTCCCGTACCTTCTCCTCGACGATCTGAATGATCCCCATGCAAATGGCCATTTCATGCATCGTGAAATTCACGAAAATTGAGAGTGAACCCGACGCACGGATCCAGCGACGCAATCACCGCGTGGACTGCATCACAGCGCCGCGGAGCTGTCAGCACGGCGCCCTGCAGGTTCCGTACAAGCGGTCCGCGCTTATGGAAATTCCACTCCGTCGGCGCCAGGAATTCGAAGCGAGATATCCGGCCGTGAGCGTCAAGCTCAACAGCGTGGTAGAGACGTCCCCTGGCGCATTCGACCGCGGCCGCTGCACGACCGGGCCCAAGCTTATATCTTTCGATAATCCCATGCTCTGCGGTATCCGGCTGAGCGCCGGCCTCAAGCCAGGCACATAGCCCGGACGATTTCAACTATTCTGGCCATCAGCCGCTCGGCCGCACCGAAGGGTCTCAGCAAGAACCGATCCCGGGTCATTTGGCGCGCCCAAGGACCCGTCTCGGGCACATGTCCTTCCAGATCCGGACAATCGCAAAACGTCGAATCATCCCCGAGCAATCGCTTCGCGATGTTGAAGTCGTCAGCAGCGGACAGGAACGAGTATGCTGCCGGAGCCGACTTCAAGCCGGCCTCATGAAGCGCCGCGACGCGAAGCGACAGTGGGCTGCCGGACCTGAGCGCGCGTCCCTCATTCGGTACGCCCAGCGCGGCCAGCGCCGCCGCGATCCGCGCTGTTGCTTCCCGTTGAGGGGGGGCACGAGGCTCGCTGGGCGGAGCGAACAAGCGCTGACAATTCCGACATCAGGGAGCGGATTGCTGCCGCACTGGCGACCTCTAGCGTGAGATGTCCGGCAAATAGGCCCCGTGCCAAATCCATGATGCGCTCGGTAACGATCAGCGCAATACGATGCTGTTTTTTTTGCGAGGGTGATCACTTCGTCGCGCGCCGTTTCGATCGCGGTCAACAGTGCGGTTTGCTGCGCAGCGGCACATAACGCGAAGAGCCGCGGCACTGCGTTGAGCAGTGACGAGGCCTGCTTTCCGGCGAATATCCGACCCAGCGGCGGCCGGACTCGCGGCTGGATCTCGACCGAGGCGACTACGTCGGCAGCTAGCAATACGCGGACATGGATTTTGTTGCTTGCAGTGAGGTTCATGCGCAATGCTGCCCCCTCCCCCCGCGCAAGCTATGATCCATCCGAAGGCGCCGTCTGTGGGATCGCAACTGATGTCGAGTGCCCGAGCGCATCATGTGAAGTACGCCTCGAGAATTTCCTGCACGCGTCCGGCAGAGTCCTGGAAATCCTCGTCGGCAGCCAACGCAACAATCGGCACGCCCCCGACCTCCACCGTATCAAGGATGATGTTGTCCGTAGAATTGAAGAACTGCACGGACCAAACATTCCTAGTCCCGGTCGCCTGCACTCTGCAGGCACCGTAGCCCCGCAACATGAGTTGGACGGGTCCGTTGCCCAAGCTTTGCTGCAGGAATGTCAAGTCGACAACGCTCATTGGCAGTAACGTCAGATTGATGACATGCGCATTCATGCAAAATTGCCAGACGCTGGCCCGCTCGCGTATTTCGGCCAGCACCGGTTGAACGTTCATCGCGCCATCCGGC
Protein-coding regions in this window:
- a CDS encoding nickel-dependent hydrogenase large subunit, yielding MKSSGLCAWLEAGAQPDTAEHGIIERYKLGPGRAAAAVECARGRLYHAVELDAHGRISRFEFLAPTEWNFHKRGPLVRNLQGAVLTAPRRCDAVHAVIASLDPCVGFTLNFREFHDA
- the hypA gene encoding hydrogenase maturation nickel metallochaperone HypA, encoding MHEMAICMGIIQIVEEKVRERSSSRVRSVCLELGTLSHAAPEAIRFCFAVAAMRTVAEGAALNIVELPGVAWCMSCSKSVEIARRGDCCPCCGSYQLQVTAGEQMRVKALEID